The Microbacterium amylolyticum genome includes the window GTGGGTGCCGAAGGTCAGCTCGTGGCGCTGTGCCGACCGCTCGCGGAGGTGGCGACCCGTCGTGTCGAGGATCTCGGTGGCGTCCCACGGCAGCGGAAGGGTCGTGTGCAGGGCCTGCACCGTGTAGGTCCCGGTGCCGTCGTTGCGGACGGTCGTGCGGGCGCGGACGAGACCCGATGCCGTGACGCGCAGCTCGTAGCGTGCCGAGAGCTCGGTCTCCGTGTCGGTGAAGTGCAGTTCGAGGGCGTCGTCCGTCGCGCGGAAATCCGTGAGGGCGAACAGCGCGCTGATGGACTCGCCGTCGCGGTGCCCCTCGAGTGCGGGGGTGCCGAGCCAGCCGGAGGCGGCGGTGGCGACGACGCCGAGGCGGGCGGTGCTGTCGAGACCGCCCGAGACGCGCTGCAGACGCGACGCGACCGCGAGGGATACGAGGGTCTCCTCCGGGGCGTCGCCCAGGTCCTCGCCCCAATGGGCGATGGCGGGGACGGCGGCGCCGAGGTCGACGACCACGCTCGTCCCGCCGGAGCGGAGGTGAGCGACGGCAGGCGCTGTGGCCGCGGCAGGAACGGGGACGACGTCGTCATGGTCGATCATGAGATTAGTTTTACAGGGGAAATATTCCGACGTCAAGAGTGCCCTCCGCGGCTGATCCGATCGCGATCGGGCCTCGTATTCGTGCCAGAATGAAATCAACGTCAGAAGGAGTGGTCATGAGTGAGAGTGAGACCGCCGTCGCTCGTGCCGTCCTGATCCACGGCCCGCTCTCGAGACGCGACCTCACTGCTCGGCTCGGCCTGTCGCCGGCGAGCCTCACCCGACTCGCCAAGCCGCTGCTCGAGCGAGGTCTCCTCATCGAGCTCGACGAGGTGACCGACGGCTCGGTCGGGCGACCGTCGCGCCCCCTCGACATCGCACCAGGACTCGGCACCTTCGCCGGGGTGAAGATCACCGGCGACGAGATCATCGCGGTCGGCACCGACATCCGGGCGGAATCGGTGGCTGGCGATGAACGCCCGTTGTCCGATCACGCTCCGGATGCGGTCCTCGCCCTCGTCGCAGCGACGATCCGCGGCCTCGGTCTCACCGACCTGCGGGGTGTCGGCGTCAGCGTCGGCGGTGTCGTCCAGGGAGGGGTCGCCGTGTTCGCTCCATTCCTCGACTGGATCGACGTCGACGTCCGCGCCACCCTCGAGGCGGAGCTCGGCGTGCCCGTGAGCGTCGAGAACGACGTCGTCGCGCTCGCCGAGGCGGAGCGCTGGTTCGGCGCCGGGCGGGGACTCGACGGCTTCGCGACGATCACGATCGGCGCGGGCGTCGGTTACGGGCTCGTCGTCGCCGGTGAGGTCGTCCGTACCCCCGACGCGACGACGGGGACCGGCGGGCACATTCCGCTCGACCCCTACGGACCCGTCTGCAGCGACGGGCACCGCGGGTGCGCGCAGGCGATGCTGTCGGCCGGGTCGATCACGACGCAGGTGTCCGCAGCGCTCGGCCGGGCGGTCGACTACGACGAGACGCTCCGGCTCGCCGCGTCCGACCACCCCGCCGCGAGGGCGGTGGTGGATGCCGCGGGCACAGCCCTCGGACGGTTCATCGCGCTCGCCGCGAACCTCAGCCTGCAGTCCGCCGTGGTGCTCTCGGGGGAGGGCATCGGCCTGTTCCGGGTCGCGGAACGGGCGGTGCGCGACGCGCTCGCAGCGGGACGCGACGCGCAGGCCGCCCCGATCGACATCCACGTCGACGTGTCCGGGTTCCGCGCGTGGGCAAGGGGTGCCGCCGCCGTCGCGATCCAGGAGTCGATGGAACGGATGCGGCTCGGCTGACGCATCAACGTGGGAATGTCCTCGCCGGCTCGACCCGCATCACGTGCGGCAGTGCGCCGTGATACGGGTTTGCTCGAGGGTAGGGAATCGTGAAGCCGCGAACCCGGCCGCGTCAGGCCTTCCCGCGCGAACGCGGCCGCGTACATCTTCGCCAGGGGCAGACGAGACACATCTACACCAAGCACCGTTAGTTGCCGACAAGTGATCACAATGACTGACCTGGCGTGATGCCCGTGCGTTCACCTGCGCAAGCAGGCGGTCTCTGCCAGCGGTGATGTCAAGGGGTCGCAGGTTCAAACCCGTCCACCATCGCGGCCGGCATTCCGACGGCCTCGGTCATGAAGAGCTTCATCGCGTTGGCCGGCCGGCCGCTGTCGATCTCGGTCTGTAACCGCTCCGCGTAGTCGATTGCGACGGGCGCGCGGTCCGGTGAGACGACGAAGGGCGGTTCGTAGCAGGCGAGCCCGTCGATGGGCAGACCGGCAGCGGCGCATCGCAGCGCCAGTACCGCGCCGGAAGACAGGCCGACAACGAATCCTCGCCCGCCGAAGCGGTCCAGGAGCGCGGTGACATCCTCGATCTCGCGCTCCGCCGCATAGGTGTCGCGGTCGCCACTGCCACCGCGTCCGCGACGGTCGTAGGAGACCACGCGGAACCGGTCGGCCAGTCGGCGGGTGAACTCAGCACGCCCGGGGTCCAACGCTCGGTGCGAGGCTGCCCCGTCTACTCGGAGGAGCACGGGGTGGGAGTCGCTTCCCTCCACGTCGAAGGCAATCGTTGTCCCGTCGGCGCTGAGGACCGTGTCGCTTGTCATGTGATTCATTCCTCCAGGTAAAGTACTGATCAGTACTCCGCTGTACGGTACTGTTCAGTGCTACTGTCAAGTCTCGATCCCTGCAACGAAAGTCGAGGGTCCGCATGGATGCCGCCAGGTCAGTTCAGAAGCGCGAGCTCATCCTCGAGCGCGCTCTGGAGGTCTTCGTTGCGCACGGCTATGTCGGGACCACCACAGATCAGCTCGCCGCCGCCGCGTCGGTGTCGAAGCAGACGCTCTACAAGGAGTTCGGCGACAAAGAGGGCGTCTTCGCGGCGCTGATCCGATTCGCCTGCGATCGTGTCGACGACCCGTTCGCCCCCTTGGTGGACCAGATGCGCAATATCGACTCGGCCGATGACGCCGTTGCGCTGATGGCGACGCAGTTCAGCCGCTCGATCATGTCGCCGTACGTGCAGCAGCTGCGGCGCCTGGTGATCGCCGAGGCGACCCGCTTCCCGGACCTTGGGCAGCTGTACTGGGAGG containing:
- a CDS encoding ROK family transcriptional regulator is translated as MSESETAVARAVLIHGPLSRRDLTARLGLSPASLTRLAKPLLERGLLIELDEVTDGSVGRPSRPLDIAPGLGTFAGVKITGDEIIAVGTDIRAESVAGDERPLSDHAPDAVLALVAATIRGLGLTDLRGVGVSVGGVVQGGVAVFAPFLDWIDVDVRATLEAELGVPVSVENDVVALAEAERWFGAGRGLDGFATITIGAGVGYGLVVAGEVVRTPDATTGTGGHIPLDPYGPVCSDGHRGCAQAMLSAGSITTQVSAALGRAVDYDETLRLAASDHPAARAVVDAAGTALGRFIALAANLSLQSAVVLSGEGIGLFRVAERAVRDALAAGRDAQAAPIDIHVDVSGFRAWARGAAAVAIQESMERMRLG
- a CDS encoding alpha/beta fold hydrolase — its product is MTSDTVLSADGTTIAFDVEGSDSHPVLLRVDGAASHRALDPGRAEFTRRLADRFRVVSYDRRGRGGSGDRDTYAAEREIEDVTALLDRFGGRGFVVGLSSGAVLALRCAAAGLPIDGLACYEPPFVVSPDRAPVAIDYAERLQTEIDSGRPANAMKLFMTEAVGMPAAMVDGFEPATP
- a CDS encoding TetR/AcrR family transcriptional regulator, with the protein product MDAARSVQKRELILERALEVFVAHGYVGTTTDQLAAAASVSKQTLYKEFGDKEGVFAALIRFACDRVDDPFAPLVDQMRNIDSADDAVALMATQFSRSIMSPYVQQLRRLVIAEATRFPDLGQLYWEEGFLRVVNSVARCLSILDERGMMEIPEARLAAHHFAGLLLWIPSNQTMFAATMPLGEQELIETITAGSQAFLRAYRVNAA